The DNA segment TTGATTGTTCTTaccttgaagaagaagaactgcGACGGTCTGAATCGTCAGGAGAGTTTGGAAAAGAAGAGGGAGAGTTAAAACCTTCATCTGCGTCCGCGTCTGCGTCTCTAACGCAGTTTTCGCGTCTGCGTTCTTCACCCAGCATAAGAGACTCCATCTGCTCTTGAtaatgcatttttttttctcttccttCTAATTTATCAAGACTTGAGCATAGAAACAGTGCTCTTTTTATATACAAACAATTTTATTACAATGATGACGAGCGTCTATATATAGTCAGGTCCATAATTACAATTAATTGATACTTTATTGGTAGATTTTTGtctttaaaatgtttaaaaaattgcATATTTGTATCTAACTTTGGAGAAGGGACGTAATGAATATTCGAATATAAAACATTATCTTGTGAAATCCGTTTCTCAAAGTAACATGTTCACGCCCATGAACATGGGTTCTGGTTTTGCGGTCgtttatataataaagttttttcTGGTCGGAGATAAGATATTTTGGGAATGTGTTGTACCCGATCATGACACGTGAAAAGAGCTGAGAAATGGACGGAGATTGAGATGCATGTTACGTGGTGGGTGGAAACAGATGGCACAGAGAACAAGGTCATCGAGAATCTCTGTGTGACGAATCTAACGATACGTGTCGAAGTGTGTTGAACAGATTCAGTGACTTTTTGAGCCATGATTGAtaaataaactttattttattttatgtgtatATGGATCGTTCCTACGGGCCCTTCGCACATGATAGATTCTTTGGGTCCTGCAAACGATTTGGTGAGATTCATCTTAAACCAAACCCAAAGTCAACCAAACAGAGCTGAAGTCCAGCCCTTCAAAAAACCAAGCCCAAAGCCAAGAGCTGAGCTTGGTAGATTATGAGAAGTTTCTTTCGGTCTACAAAACTAAATCAAACCTTAACCAAATTTTACTTCCTCGGTTCCATAATCAATCATGagctaaaattaaatatattctggaaaacataaataactaaaagTCTAAACCGGTTGATCTACCCTTTGACCAAACAAACAGACCATAAAATGATCTCTGAAGAACAAAAATTGATAATGTGTAAATTAATTAGCCAGCAAAGATACAGCAAGtaaaaagcaaaaacaaaacaaaaaccatCTAAGACTATAAATCTAAAGCTAGAACTAAATCAAAGAGACAAAGCTTGAACTAATTCAAAGAGaatgaaaaatatacaaaacgaACCAGTGGTATCAATGTTCGAAACTCTTCACCTGATCTGTACGAAGAAGTAACCAGAGTCTCTCTACGTAAATTCTTCTCCCTACGACTAACTTTCCCTCTAAGAGTCATCACATAATCAAAGCCTGATGAACGTGATTCACAGTCCACAAAAACCAAATGGTTATACTTTTTGTAGCTGTAAATCTCGTTTTGGCTTGACTAAAAATACCTCTTGTTATTGATCTCTTCTCTCTTTGAAGCCTTTCACGGTCGGTTTTGATGGAGGTCTATTTATCTTCTCCAGTAATCTGCTAAATACTAGTTTGACCGGTATGCAGGCCACAGTTGGTGGTCCCGGTAACACCCGTCTGTTAGAGAGCTCGTGAGTCCCATCCCCCAAGGCCTTTGTCCCGTGTAGTGCTTGTTCGCCGCTGAACGAAGATAGTGCCCTTGTCTTTTGACTAGGGGTTGCGTTTGTGTTCTTCAGCAACTTCTTTCTTTCTCCAGGTGGTCGTGGAATGCCCATTGGATTGCCTCTCCTCACCGAGTCTCCATCATTACTAAAGTTTCCCGAACCAAGCTTCCTAAGCAGTGGTTTCCGTCCCTGATCTGGTGGAGAATGATCCTCAGGATCGGCTTCAAGCGATGATGATAACCGATGCAACCGTGGAACCCGTGAGCTACTCCTCCTTGCAGTCTTCCAAGCAGGGGGAAGTAACAAGGGTTTGTCATGGTAGCTTGTTTCATTACTAAAGTACTCATATGACTCAGAGGAACCATCTGCTAAGACTTGGACTTCAACCGGATGCCCAATGATTGCTCTGCCGTTTAACTTACTCATAAGTGAGACAAATGGGACAGGACCTTTCCGATAGCTTCCTTGTACTTCTAAATCAACATCCATCAATGGAGGATACGTTTTTCTTCCAAAATGTCGATGAGAAGCATCTGAACCTTCGTGTTTCTTCAAACCAATTTGGCCTTCCCAAGGGTCATCATCCCAGTCCAGCATGTCACGGCTATAGATGTTCTTACATCCAGATGCAAACATAGTTGACAACCGAtactcatcatcatcacctaGCCCGAACTGTCTTTCGTTGGGATCAGTGTCATCAGTTCCATCACTAGAATCTAATCCATAACCCATAGGCTTTTGGCCAAATGCTCTTCTCTTGTATTCAGAATATCTTCTTCCACCTTCCAGATGATGACGGTGCATTTCCCTCTTGCGTGCAGACCTTCTTGGAAGATTGCGCATGTTTCTTTTCCCCTTGAGCTGCCACTTGGAAACCGTACCAGCTCCATTATCAGGATCTTGGGAATAAAGGTGATAAGAGTCGCCAGACATGGATGACTCGTAACAGTCTTCCTCGCTACTGGTGCTTTCATCCTCTGCTGACATGTGTCTACTAAAAGTATTGTGTTGCTCTGAATGACGCCCAGCTCCTGAAAAGATAGAATCAAAACTAGTTAGATAACTGTGGTCTTAGTAATCAAAAAGGTTATTTGGTTTCTAAAGTTCAGAGGCTTGAACCAATGCCAGACAAAGAACTAGAATCATTTATGTGATAAGAAACTAGCTTTTAGCCGTTCACCTGACAGCAAGTGAATGTCATCATCAGTATCCTCCTCCATATCAGAAGAATCAGTTTCGGACTCAGAAGAAACATATTCAATATCTTGCAAAAAATCAGGATGGTCATAATAACGAGAGCCGCCACCAGGAAAGGACGAATGCATTGCCTCCTTGTGGCTTAGCAAACTCTCATGTCGATCAAAAACAACATTAGACTCATTTGGTGCAAACGTATACTTAGTCCTTTTAGCCTCCATCGAACTCCTAGTCTTCTCCTTCCCTGCAACAGAGCCCAAAATCGCATAACAAAAGAGCCAGAAGTGTCTAATCTCCAGCCATCTTGAAAAACTACACACTTAGGGAAGTTTGAAGAATCATCTTACCAAGGGTGTAGCTAGGCCTCTCCATGCTATGATCTCCACtagaagaagctgaagagttGCTTCTAGCCAGAGACTTGAAAGAAGTATCAGGAGGACCATTGGAAGACGAAAACTTCCGCTTAGAAGAACTGGTTCTCAGCCCAAACTCCACCAAACCCCTCATTCGAGGACGCACCTCGTCCTCACAACTTGGCTGATGATCTTCCACTTTACCTTTCTCCAAATGCATAACATCATCACCAACATGGTTACAAGTCCCATTAGAAATATCATGAGCGTTATCCCTAGGCTTGCTAGTCTCAACTTCCACTTCCTTCTTCAGAATCTCCTTCTCAAGCTCAAGAGCGTGGAGAATAGCATCTTCTCTACGAGCatacttctctctctttctcaccgTCAGCCCTTGCGAAGTCTCCACCTTCTCAATGCAGTCATCAAAGTCCCCACACCTAAACGGCTTCACCCTCTTGGACTTCTCTAAGTTATACCAATCCCTAAaacaatgaacaaaaaaaaatcaatccagagtttttattttatttttaattattatagaGATTCAAGAAGAGACTTACACACTTGCATCCTCTCTCCCAAGAAGCTTCACAGGAGTACCAGATCGTGGAGAGGTGATAGTATTAGAGTCAAGATCATCTTGTCCCAGTATCCTCCCTGGCCACCACGAGCCGTTCCTCCTCCTCACCCACACAATCGACCCCACCTTCCAATCCACCGCACCTGATCCTGAGCTTCCCATCACTCTCTACACTCAAGATCACACTTTCTCTATTCTATATCACTAACAGGTCTCAAAAGTCTACCATTCTCAAAACAAAAGCAGTTTCTTCTACGGTCAAGTAACGATCTACCTGAAAACCAGCTCAGCTCAGCCGCCGTTACTACAAGCAAATCGCGGCGGAAAGGAAGCAAGCGAATCCGGCGAGGAGGGAGCTTTGCATTCAGATTTGTAAAAGTTGCTATAACCTCACGCTTTCTTCAAGGTtaggtttaaaaaaaacttcCTTCTCTGCTCTCTCCGCCGTCTGTTTATATAACCTATGTTAGTTATTCTCTCTCTGATGAAACCTCCGCGTCCTcttgtatctctctctctctcctctccgtGACTCCGTCTCTCTttcgcctctctctctctctctttctcctccGGATGGTGATGGTTGCGAGCCGCGTATTTTTCTTGAATTAACACGCGCTCTCGAAACGCGTGCTATCTACGTTACCTAGTTAGAAGCCCATTGAGCTTTTTATTTGTAGGCCCATATTAAGGCCcactaaaatttcaaaattgacGCCTTAACGGTCACTTAGGTAGGGCTTCTCTTTCGAgtaatgtgtgtatatatacacaCCCTTCAGACCGTTTCAGACAATCAGACAAGAAACTTCTCGTTTTGCAGCTGTCATTTCCCCTCACCAAATCAAAATCACTCTATCTCGCGATGGATTTCGACAGTCTTACGAGAAGAGATCTTCAGTTCTTCTGTAAGAAGAACAAGATCCCAGCCAACATGACCAATATCGCCATGGCCGATG comes from the Brassica rapa cultivar Chiifu-401-42 chromosome A01, CAAS_Brap_v3.01, whole genome shotgun sequence genome and includes:
- the LOC103844079 gene encoding uncharacterized protein At1g51745, whose product is MGSSGSGAVDWKVGSIVWVRRRNGSWWPGRILGQDDLDSNTITSPRSGTPVKLLGREDASVDWYNLEKSKRVKPFRCGDFDDCIEKVETSQGLTVRKREKYARREDAILHALELEKEILKKEVEVETSKPRDNAHDISNGTCNHVGDDVMHLEKGKVEDHQPSCEDEVRPRMRGLVEFGLRTSSSKRKFSSSNGPPDTSFKSLARSNSSASSSGDHSMERPSYTLGKEKTRSSMEAKRTKYTFAPNESNVVFDRHESLLSHKEAMHSSFPGGGSRYYDHPDFLQDIEYVSSESETDSSDMEEDTDDDIHLLSGAGRHSEQHNTFSRHMSAEDESTSSEEDCYESSMSGDSYHLYSQDPDNGAGTVSKWQLKGKRNMRNLPRRSARKREMHRHHLEGGRRYSEYKRRAFGQKPMGYGLDSSDGTDDTDPNERQFGLGDDDEYRLSTMFASGCKNIYSRDMLDWDDDPWEGQIGLKKHEGSDASHRHFGRKTYPPLMDVDLEVQGSYRKGPVPFVSLMSKLNGRAIIGHPVEVQVLADGSSESYEYFSNETSYHDKPLLLPPAWKTARRSSSRVPRLHRLSSSLEADPEDHSPPDQGRKPLLRKLGSGNFSNDGDSVRRGNPMGIPRPPGERKKLLKNTNATPSQKTRALSSFSGEQALHGTKALGDGTHELSNRRVLPGPPTVACIPVKLVFSRLLEKINRPPSKPTVKGFKERRDQ